CATCCATCCACTGTTCTACCGCCATCCTTCCGCCCATGTAGCCCTTCATGTTACTTTATTTCCCTCAGTTACACCTTTCCTGATGTAGCGGAGAGCCTCGGCCTTGCGATCCACCCCCACACTCTCCCAGTTGTTGGTCCGCTCCAGGTAGAGGGAGGCGATGAGCGGCAGCGTGATGCTCGCCAAGTTCTGCTCCACACAGCCGCCGGGCATCCGGATCAGAGAGGCCAGGGAGTCCTCGCTGATGGAGTTATCGATGCTGTCTGCCAACACGCTGCCTGACGGAGGAATCGGGGATCAGAGCGCTCTCCAGGGTTCATCCGTCAAGCCTCAGCACCAGCGACTGACCTCTGACACTGATTATTGTCTCCGGCACAGAGTTCGGCACAACGGACTCCAGGTCCATCTTCCCCACACGAACAGTTTGCGTCCCTGTAGAAGACGGAGGAGACACAAAGTCAAACATCAGGACTTTCCACCCTGAACTTGAAGACATGTGGTACACGTGGTGCGTGTACAGGAAGTGACGTATGGCTGCGATCTTCTTACCTCCCTCAGCAGACGGGTTCAACACGGTGGTCCAAACTTCAGTCTTCTGCACTCCATCCAGCTGTTCAGAGAAAGTTCCCTCCTTTACATCTGTACTCTGCTGTGTTCAAGGAAGGACACTCTTTCCTTTTGTTAGAAGGACAAAGACCCCTCCGTCACCAGGAGGGACTCACCACCACCCGGAGGAGCTTCCGCATCCGGTCCGACCCCCTCATGTCTCTGGCCACCACCGCCACCTCCAGAGGAAGCTTCCCCACCTCCAGCGGCACGATGGTGTACGGCACCGCGATGGAAGAGCCGGCCGGCAGCGTCACttcctgcgtgtgtttgtccttgaAGGCGATGCTGCAAATACCTTCTGTCTTCATCAGCACCACCCGGACCTGGACGCAGATCCAGGCACGACGTTCTCTTATTCAAAACCTGTTTTATTAAATGACCTTTTGAGAGGAAACAGACTGAACCcggatcccctgactggtttTCATGTTTCTACCATAAGTGAAATGTCTGGACAGCTATTGGATGAATCACCACAAAATATTACAATTAATGTTAATACTGCAAAACtatctgttttttgtgttttaatgccCATTCATAGTGAAATAAACccaggatgctgcaggcggcttcactgtgattgacagatgcATCCGCCGTGTCTTTGTCAAACTTCTGCATTCCAACTATGGTGACCTTCGTTTATAGATGCAAATAATCAAACACCGTGTGATGGTCGAATTCCAAGATGACAACACTCGGCTTAAAGACGGCAGTCCACAAGCTAATGGGGACGTCACGACGATCACGTCCGCTTCTAATATTCCGTCTGTGCGGTAGACAAAATTCATATATATGTTTAATTAATTCAATGATTAAGAGACGTATTTTTAACGCTGCATTAAAAAGCATCCAAACAGAGTTTCAGCTTGTAGCAAATGAAATGAGGCTACGCATGTGGAATTAAATGTTCTCTACTGTCCGGATGAATAAGAAGGAGGTGACGGAGCTGTGAGGGGATTCTCTTACATGCACGTCGTCGTAGCCGTAGTTGTGCACCACCGCTTTAATCTCCACCTGTTCGTTCCTCGCCACTGAATGCGGCAGCTTCAGGTCCACGAAGAAACGCTTCCACGCTTTCACGTTGTACGGCTCCGCAACACAGAAgcctgagcgagagagagagagagagagagatgaggctTCTGCACGTATGTCAGTGCGTTTTAACTTCATTACTTCatccattgattgattgaacttGTGGAATGTTTTTGCAAAGTCTGGTCACTTTGTTGAGCCTTGGATTAATGTTTCTTTTACAATATAAAGTTCAGCGACTTGGACACAAAAAGAACTGTTTTCAGACGTAAAGGTGGTGACGGTTGTTGACATCTCAAAGTGTTTGTAGTCCAGTTTTCATCGAGTTAGTTCCAGTGAACACGTGACACACATTTTGCAAACAACATCAAAAGTCGGTCGGTGGGTTCGCGAAAAACACTGAGCCCGTTCATCGGGGTCATGGAGGTCAGCTGACCCGTCCATGAGACCAATGAGAACAACAGTTTGCTACCTGACTCGTATTCCCACAGCAAGCGccgtgtgtacctgtgtgaggTGATGCACTGACGGCCAGAAGCCCCCACTCGGTGATGCTGTCCGGTAAAGGGAGCTCCAGGTCCTTCCACGCCAACCTGTTGATGGGATTCACATGTGTGTCATCGCTTTTAGGAAGGTGTAACCAGAGAAGGTGGAGCACGGCTGTATGCATGGATGGGCGGttgcttttttgtgcttttcagtGGTCGTCTTGAGTCTCTTTCTGCTCGTATGGATCAGCACCGTCGTGGCGGGAGATGTAACGATTGTCCTCGTGATGCAGGAGTCTGATGAAGATTCCTTCTTCTTCATGAGGCACTTTTTAAACACGACCCACCCATTGCTCTGCTGTTTGGcttcttcctgttttatttagtgTTTCTCTGCCTCTTGTGTTGCTGGTTTAACTTCTGGGCAAAAACTAACCAAACAGAACATGATGCAATGCTGGAGTTCACCGTGCGATGTTTGGAAGCAGAGCCAGAAGCTTTTTATCAGACAGATAACGTTGCATCGCTATCGGGTTTGgactctcggggggggggatgtttaaCCGTGAACTGTTACAACACGTTACAACACGTCGGTTAACCCGAGTGGAGCGATGACCTCGTTCAACCAGATACTGAAACCGAGTCGCACTCAGGTCCTccacatgaacatgaacataaagatCTCCTCTTCTTATTGTAGGTTTACTGAATGAGGAGACAGGATGGATCCAAGGCcgaaaattattttgaaaaaaaatatatcttattGAAAACATCAtggattctattttttttaaatattcggTCAATTTTGAAATAAAGTTCAAATATTTTAGGTTAAAAAAAATTGGAAAACAATTCCAGGATATAATATGTTACGTCGAGAAACGTTTTGAAAAACAAGTCTAAATATGTTTTGTCATTAATgtgaaaaatattcaagaaaacatGAAGCGATTCACAATTCCGGTAAAGATGCAAGTTTTAgtatttgaatgaaattaaaatacatttttcttagGACCTCATCTGGCCTCCAGGTCTGATGCTGGAGGTCCACGCGGGTCGGCGTGCACTTGTTGTCCTTTCTTTCGACTCTCAAATTCACTTTGAACGGCGCCACACTATCACGTCAGTTTGTTTTGCTCATGAatgtaataaacaaaataaacatatttatcaAACGCTGTTTAAGTAACTTTAGTGTTTTCTCACCCGTCTGCCTCGGCTCGGTCGGGCAGGTGAACGTCCGTCCACAGCCAAGACTCGTAGAACTTGTATCGCAGATACACTTGAGTCTCGTCCAgatactcttcctcctcctcctcctcctcctcctcatcttccgcctccttttctgccattttgtttGCGTTTGAATGGGTCAACTGCAGTTCAGCTTCAGGTCGTGCAGCCAGGACCGGGGAGTGAGCTCGCTCCATAACACGCTCTCGTTCTAGGTGGACTCAGTTTCACATACATGAGCTTTTAGTATgtcggcacacacacaaacaactcatTAAGTTGGCGTTATAATAATGCTAATAAGAAATAGAGTAATTACCAAAGCCTCTGTGCACAGACACATCCATTCTCCCAAAAGGACGGGCTACATAAGTGGGTCTGggcctgctggtggtggtggtggggggcgcTGTGGTCCAGGGGGGCACCGTGGTGGGAATCTCGGTGTTAAACTCCTGGTCCCTGAAGGTGGCGCAGCAGTAGCGGAAGGCCCTCATGCACTCCCAGCCCTCGGTGATGTAGAGGGAGCGCCTGGTGCAGGAGTAGCGCATGGGGATCTCCCTCAGGCCGTCCCGGCAGCAGCgccgctgcagctgctccctgtaatggtcctctgcaggaggaaggaggcgtCAGTCAGGCGTCGTGACGGCAAGTGGATACGGGGGACGGGGAAAGCTTAACAGAGCCAAAGCGTCACATTTACATTAACTGGACATTTCATTGGCTCTCTGAGCTCACCCAGCTGGGCTTTACGCCGCAACAGTTCGGCAGAGCGCCTCCTTCTGGCGCTGCGTGGACACTGCAGGACTGAGGAAGACAAGAACATGGGACCCTTTTTGTATATTTCATGTCTCTATCAAGgaaaaaccttttgaaatgtaaaGAAGTATCTAATTAACGACCGGCGACCAATCTGACAATGTAACAATTACTGATTATTAAAAGATTTATCTTCTActtatgattgtatttatttgcaataGAAGACGTGTCGCTAGTAGTAGTTCAAATATCTCCAGGTTTCAGTGGGGACTTTTATTATTACGTCAGCCTTTGATACAACGGACAGAACGCTTCACTGAGCAAACACGAGTCCCTGTGAGCGACTGCTGAGTGAGCCCTGAACGTCCTGAGGGGTTTTGTTTTAACCGGGTTACCTTGTCTGGTTTGGGTTCTGACCCCGGCGCTGGAGGCGTAGAGCAGTCCGGCGTCCGAGAACACGGATGTGGCGTCTCTGCCGCCCCCTCGGGTGCAGCCCATGTCGCCGAGCTCCACCGTGCCCCAAATCTGAGGACGAGTAGACGAGAGGCTTCAGCTTGTGTACCTCATCAACACTGATTGACCAAAAAATGACCCATTGACTTTTAACACCATGTAATGTGAATATATATGAACTCTGTGAAACAAAACACTGTTTAATTGGTCaaataaaaagtgtttaaaTTAGTGCTTAAGGTCCcatcctaaaacacacacaccttcctctgTGTAAGTCGGTCCCGGTTGAGCAGATACACAGCGTTGTCCACAGCCACcaggttgacctttgaccccggatCGCCGCGGACCTGAAATTTAAAGTTCTTCCCGGGCGCGTAGTCTCGATGAACGCCGTCCGCCGGCCCGACTTTAAGCTGGAAGGCAGCGCAGGTCAAATGGACTAAAGACTGGAGAACTAATCCTGATCGACTGGGTGGTTTGTGGTTCGGAATCAGAGTTTTTTCGGACTATTTTCAGCGGCTTGTTAATCCACATTTGTTGCTCAAGTAGCTTTTTGGAAGATacaacagtacacacacacacacacacacacacacataatacttCACAATCAGTTGATTTTCACACGCGTGTTAGAAGCACCGTGATGCAAACTCACTGTGTGAGTCTCTGCATCTGCAATTTGTGCAGCTGAGATGAAGAGACTGAGACGGTCAAACTACAAATGCACCACCCTGCTGCTGATCGCTCACCCCTCCAACGCAGGAATCGGCCACATCCACCCAGATGGAGTCCGACACCACCTCTTCCCGCCCCTCCCAGGGAATGACGTAGAACGCCACGAATCGGAACGACGGCATCATCTCCGGGGTGACCGTCAGCCCGACGCTGGTGACCTGCTGACCCGTCACATCCGCGCGCTCGCCGACGAGGATTTTGCCTTTACTCAGCACCTGGGGGAGTTCGGGGAACGACGGGTTGTTGTTGTTCGCGTTTCACTGCGGCGTTGTAGCGGCGGAGCGGCGTCTCACCAGGTAGGTGACCTGCGTGACGAGCGCTCGGTGCGTCGGGTTGGCCGGCGCGACGGTCAGCTTCAGCGGGAGTCGGTCTCCCAGAGACGCGGCGTTGGTCGGCGTGGAGATGTGCAGGTAGTTCTGTTGGCGCGGGTCGAAGGCGGCGTACGGCCGGACGGTGACCTGGTGCTTGGCCTGCTGCTCTGGTCTCAGGTCAGCCTGCACGGTCTCAGCCTGGGAGACACACAACAACGAAGCAGAGGTTTGGGACGGAAGAAAGAAGCGAGGATCCGAGATAATCGGCCTTTATTGTTCAGTAACTTGTTTATTTAGTTGTATTTTCCATCATCTGAATCTCTAAGTCAATGCACAGGACAGCTGGATTCCTCCGATTTGGTGTGATGGGTTTGGATGTTCAGCTCAATACGAACTTTATGTGAGCTGTGAAGAGGTTTTTCTAATTATAGAATCTGAGGAGAAAAACATAATCTGGACTTTGCAAAAATGATATTAAAGTGAAAGGATGTGAAGGTGTAAAGCGAGAGGAGGACCAGAGCAGATCCTGAGTGGAACTTGATGATTAATAGtctaaagcagtggttctcaactggtctggctccgggacccaccatcaccccttaatgacaagccgcgacccaaatacTACCTGAGACAGAATACGTCtgccaacaaaacacacaaaagagccagctggtagcgatgctggagagggaactattcccttttacAGTCAATTAGATAAAAATCCCAAAGTGTATCTTAAGGACACTTTGTATTACAACATACAAAACAATTAAGActcttcagccatttcaaacaaactcaacagctTTCGTGCACAAACcgaaaagtggaaaaaagactcaaatgactttAACGGATCGATGAAAAACACTatgaggagcagcttttgcacaaattcaaaataaatgaagtaaacctggcacacgctgctgaaaacatggacGGACGAGCCGGCAAACAAACCGACActccgctgcattaaaaaagtcccttcaaaataaaatcacaggatgagtttatttatttattttttctttttgagaaTCACTGGTCTAAAGGTCCGGCGGTCACACTGACCGTGATGGTTTGAGGGCCTCCACCAGCGGGCATGTCCACGGCGACTCTGGTGCTGCCCGAGGAGACGAGTATGGGCTCCTTCAGCAGCCCAAAGTGGACCAGAACGTTCCGGGCCGCGGAGCCGTCATGGTGGTTCACCTCGATCTGACGCGACGGGATGAAATGATGTACTTTTTACACGCTTTTGATTTCAAATGAACCAAACAGGTTTCCTGGACAAAACATGACCACATATCTAGTTCTAGGAGATGGATTGCGGACACAGGAGCCGGTCCTTACTGTGAGGTCAAAGGGCAGGCCCGGCTTGAAGAACTTGGGTACGTCTTTGAAGGAAAGGACATACGGAGACTCCACGATCTTAATGCCCGTCTTCTGAGCTTCAACCAGGTCGCCGCCTGCAGAGGAGACCAGAGCTGAAGGGTTGAACATCTAGAAACATAAAACCTAAACAACTTCAGCAACGACGACTTGATGGTAAATAAACATATTCGGGGTAAAGGGCTGAAACTCAGAGAACAAACTCCAGTCACGATATTAACAGGTAGCTAAAGCGCCCCCTGATTTATGGTCTGTTTccctctaaatggaccataatccactaaataaacatcctgctgtgttgaagaagacttgaaacgagagactgagaccacaaactcatgtttacaacgttcactgagggaataaatccagcgTTCGGTGTTTCAGTGGCTTCATTGATGTAAATGAGGACTTCCTGTCCCTCTCGTGAAGGACTAACCTGACTTGGTGAGCACGGAGGCCTTCACATACACAGAGTTGCCCACCAGGGACTTGACGTTGGGGTAAACTCTCTTGATCTCCTCCATGCTCAGACTGACGACTCCTCcgtccagctgcaggaggagaagaacgcAGAAGACGTCTGACGTTATGGAGGCTGCAGGTTCGCTGGGGGAACCGATATAGATGAACATCATGCGTGAAGCTCGCATGATGTGGTGGCAACGTTTCACCGCAATGAGTGACTTACGTTTGAAACCTGCTTCACTGAAGGCAACCTTCTCATCTCCTGGTTGATCCTCACCCCAAACACCACGTAGGCCGTCCCCTGAACCGGCTCCCCGTACAGGTACCTGGGACGCCATGACAACAACGTGAGTCAGTGTGGGAGGAGGAACGCTAGATGTTACATGTGGACGGTGAACTACGACTATGAAGCAGCAGGACCAGCAGGTGTTTGGTCTGTGAGAGTATTTGACCGACCTGGCCGAgacctccacctgcagctcgCTGTCCTCCAGGTTGAGGAAGGACTTCTTGGGCGTCAGGGTGACGTTGAAGGCCGGAAGGACTGAAGCACAACACGCCAGAAGCATGAAGCATTCCTTTCATTAGACATCACACTGGAGGTGAAACATCTCCTCGTGGTACCACGAGGACCCGACGTACCGTATTTCTTCACCTCGAACTCAGAGGTGAACGTGTTCTGCTGCCGGTGGTCAAACTTTGCTGTCAACGTCCATTTTCCTTCACTGGCACAGAGAAACATCACAGAACAAAGCATGCCgagttcatcctctgggaaccaGGAACGTCTTTTCTAAAGGTTGTTCCTTGAGACACGTTATTGTGCAACAAGTCTTCTTGTTAATTCCTGACGGACGTATTGTCTTAATTAGACTCGTACGTATTGTGCATTCAGTTCATTCTTGGTCTAAATAGACGCATTTTAATCTCTGAGCAGTTTGCAGTTCGTGGATGAGGCAAAGAAGTTGATCTTACTTGACAAtttcagagagaggaagagtgtCGTCCAAGACGCCGTCTGCAGGCCGGACCCTGGAGACCTGTTTGACCACCACTCCGTCCGGGTTCTGAGACATAGAACTGGTTCATTAAGTAACCTCTAAATATGATGGAAACCCAACAGGTCTAGGCTGTCCCGATCAATCACCACTCTTGAAATGGCTCATCGATTAATCTACTAATCGTATTTGTTTACCGTAACATCTATGGTGACGGAGCTGTCGAAGGCCTTAAAGGACAAAGAGGACGCAAAGGCTCTGAATCgaactggagagaaaaaaaatggacaaaacTAAATAATAGTTTATTATCAAAATATTATCAATATTTGTTCATGATGATGTAGGTGTGAATCATCACTGCCACTTTGACCAGAACATCTACAGTATCTGGTATCACAGCTTAGACCTTCCTGACATCTTGcattgaaatgtgtttgttctAAAGTCTTTCTCGTagtttgtgttttgctgtttgtttgtttcttcgtCGGCGTCTCGCGTCCTCACCCGTGTCTCCGGGGTTGTAGATGGGTTTGTCCGTCTGGATGAAGATGTACCCGGAGTGAAAGGACACCATCAGCACCCTCTCCTCGGAGTGGAAGCCGCCGAAGTCCACCTTCAGATACACAAActtgttctctttctcttcGGGATTCAAACCATCGGAGGGAAGCTGTTGGATGAGATCggggaagatgaagaggacgtTTACAGATTAAGGAAAGCACCGTGATGTAGAGCAGAAGTAACCTCGTCACTGATCGTCTGATTCCCGACATCACAATTCGTTCATGCTTTACGCTGGCAGATCCATATCGTGTTTTAAATACTTCACACACAAAGATTGTTGCCCCTGATGAGTCACCTGGATCGCCTTGAGAGCATGGAACCCGTTGTCCACATTGAGCGTGATGGAGTCCAGCAGGAGCATCGCTCTACTTCTGAAGTCCATGACGGTGATGGTGACGGAGACGGGGGTGGACACGCCGTTTGCCTGGAGGTAGATGTTCTCCTGGCTGTCCGTCCTCAGCAGGTCTGGAGCCAGCAGAGTGAACCTGCGGGGAGTAACCGGGGAGGTGGAGCCACAACTTCAGGTACTACTGACACACGACTAGTTGTACTACTACTTCTAGTCAGAGTCAAGCAGGTTAGCTGCACATGCAAAACACACTTCACGACAattgattcatgttttaatttgcTTTAACCAGGCAGCAAACTGTGCAGAGTGAAACCGATGTAAGTGCCTGAACACCTGCATTCTGTGTAGCGACCAGctgggggcgactcctctgctcccatagacgtctatgaggaaatgactacttctctgtagtgaccagcagggggcgacttctctgctcccatagacgtctatgaggaaatgactctacttctctgtagtgaccagcagggggcgactcctctgctcccatagacgtccatgaggaaatgactctacttctctgtagtgaccagcagggggcgactcctctgctcccatagacgtctatgaggaaatgactctacttctctgtagtgaccagcagggggcgactcctctgctcccatagacgtctttgaggaaatgactctacttctctgtagcgaccagcagggggcgactcctctgctcccatagacgtctatgaggaaatgactacttctctgtagtgaccagcagggggcgactcct
The sequence above is a segment of the Gasterosteus aculeatus chromosome 9, fGasAcu3.hap1.1, whole genome shotgun sequence genome. Coding sequences within it:
- the LOC120824575 gene encoding complement C3 isoform X1 encodes the protein MGRWTLHVLFLVFLFGSDGQMQNQRRFSPIGKYWEMHDRQKPRSTVSSSPRFTLLAPDLLRTDSQENIYLQANGVSTPVSVTITVMDFRSRAMLLLDSITLNVDNGFHALKAIQLPSDGLNPEEKENKFVYLKVDFGGFHSEERVLMVSFHSGYIFIQTDKPIYNPGDTVRFRAFASSLSFKAFDSSVTIDVTNPDGVVVKQVSRVRPADGVLDDTLPLSEIVNEGKWTLTAKFDHRQQNTFTSEFEVKKYVLPAFNVTLTPKKSFLNLEDSELQVEVSARYLYGEPVQGTAYVVFGVRINQEMRRLPSVKQVSNLDGGVVSLSMEEIKRVYPNVKSLVGNSVYVKASVLTKSGGDLVEAQKTGIKIVESPYVLSFKDVPKFFKPGLPFDLTIEVNHHDGSAARNVLVHFGLLKEPILVSSGSTRVAVDMPAGGGPQTITAETVQADLRPEQQAKHQVTVRPYAAFDPRQQNYLHISTPTNAASLGDRLPLKLTVAPANPTHRALVTQVTYLVLSKGKILVGERADVTGQQVTSVGLTVTPEMMPSFRFVAFYVIPWEGREEVVSDSIWVDVADSCVGGLKVGPADGVHRDYAPGKNFKFQVRGDPGSKVNLVAVDNAVYLLNRDRLTQRKIWGTVELGDMGCTRGGGRDATSVFSDAGLLYASSAGVRTQTRQVLQCPRSARRRRSAELLRRKAQLEDHYREQLQRRCCRDGLREIPMRYSCTRRSLYITEGWECMRAFRYCCATFRDQEFNTEIPTTVPPWTTAPPTTTTSRPRPTYVARPFGRMDVSVHRGFVHLERERVMERAHSPVLAARPEAELQLTHSNANKMAEKEAEDEEEEEEEEEEYLDETQVYLRYKFYESWLWTDVHLPDRAEADGLAWKDLELPLPDSITEWGLLAVSASPHTGFCVAEPYNVKAWKRFFVDLKLPHSVARNEQVEIKAVVHNYGYDDVHVRVVLMKTEGICSIAFKDKHTQEVTLPAGSSIAVPYTIVPLEVGKLPLEVAVVARDMRGSDRMRKLLRVVLDGVQKTEVWTTVLNPSAEGGTQTVRVGKMDLESVVPNSVPETIISVRGSVLADSIDNSISEDSLASLIRMPGGCVEQNLASITLPLIASLYLERTNNWESVGVDRKAEALRYIRKGYQKQLAYRRSDGSYPPYRREGASTWITAYVVKVFSMAHSTTGIDEQQVCDPLLYLVNNKHRLPGGNFVEDNPVYDTTMTGGLRGDDPEVTLTAFVLIALSEAKQAGITCTGPNVEAVIGETAEYLRRALGAAGRRPYTVAIASYALALLGEAQPFNPTPSLLRAAAAGGSHWLDTHNPLFTLEATGYALLALVKLGRLDEAAAPFKWLNSQRRRGGSFGSTQSTMVVLQALSEYLINKPPPGDLSLDVDVRLTGRKEIRYHFNPRTAYAARSSRLPANLDLEVEARGNGEGILEVVTFYNQLHEVDDKTSCKDFELLVTIEESSETPPADVEKSYQMSIRVRALGPTDVRMVVLDISLPTGFSPETSDLEKLSNSVDRYINHFQVVDNLSDRGSLIIHLFKVSHKEPEVLIFRLQQRFRVGLLQPSSVTVYEYYNPDHRCSHTYTPREDREELSQICRNDACRCAQGDCCVSRSDSENVPHQERETFACKTLHHVFKVKVLNVSQSYYDKYEMEITQVIKLGIEAGVEVGQRRLFMSHGGCRDGLVLNQGSQYLIMGPTEDQWNADADTGRSVYVLGKDTWVERWPSPTECSSTDGLSDKCRSLKDAATELSVNGCRL
- the LOC120824575 gene encoding complement C3 isoform X2; its protein translation is MGRWTLHVLFLVFLFGSDGQMQNQRRFSPIGKYWEMHDRQKPRSTVSSSPRFTLLAPDLLRTDSQENIYLQANGVSTPVSVTITVMDFRSRAMLLLDSITLNVDNGFHALKAIQLPSDGLNPEEKENKFVYLKVDFGGFHSEERVLMVSFHSGYIFIQTDKPIYNPGDTVRFRAFASSLSFKAFDSSVTIDVTNPDGVVVKQVSRVRPADGVLDDTLPLSEIVNEGKWTLTAKFDHRQQNTFTSEFEVKKYVLPAFNVTLTPKKSFLNLEDSELQVEVSARYLYGEPVQGTAYVVFGVRINQEMRRLPSVKQVSNLDGGVVSLSMEEIKRVYPNVKSLVGNSVYVKASVLTKSGGDLVEAQKTGIKIVESPYVLSFKDVPKFFKPGLPFDLTIEVNHHDGSAARNVLVHFGLLKEPILVSSGSTRVAVDMPAGGGPQTITAETVQADLRPEQQAKHQVTVRPYAAFDPRQQNYLHISTPTNAASLGDRLPLKLTVAPANPTHRALVTQVTYLVLSKGKILVGERADVTGQQVTSVGLTVTPEMMPSFRFVAFYVIPWEGREEVVSDSIWVDVADSCVGGLKVGPADGVHRDYAPGKNFKFQVRGDPGSKVNLVAVDNAVYLLNRDRLTQRKIWGTVELGDMGCTRGGGRDATSVFSDAGLLYASSAGVRTQTRQVLQCPRSARRRRSAELLRRKAQLEDHYREQLQRRCCRDGLREIPMRYSCTRRSLYITEGWECMRAFRYCCATFRDQEFNTEIPTTVPPWTTAPPTTTTSRPRPTYVARPFGRMDVSVHRGFERERVMERAHSPVLAARPEAELQLTHSNANKMAEKEAEDEEEEEEEEEEYLDETQVYLRYKFYESWLWTDVHLPDRAEADGLAWKDLELPLPDSITEWGLLAVSASPHTGFCVAEPYNVKAWKRFFVDLKLPHSVARNEQVEIKAVVHNYGYDDVHVRVVLMKTEGICSIAFKDKHTQEVTLPAGSSIAVPYTIVPLEVGKLPLEVAVVARDMRGSDRMRKLLRVVLDGVQKTEVWTTVLNPSAEGGTQTVRVGKMDLESVVPNSVPETIISVRGSVLADSIDNSISEDSLASLIRMPGGCVEQNLASITLPLIASLYLERTNNWESVGVDRKAEALRYIRKGYQKQLAYRRSDGSYPPYRREGASTWITAYVVKVFSMAHSTTGIDEQQVCDPLLYLVNNKHRLPGGNFVEDNPVYDTTMTGGLRGDDPEVTLTAFVLIALSEAKQAGITCTGPNVEAVIGETAEYLRRALGAAGRRPYTVAIASYALALLGEAQPFNPTPSLLRAAAAGGSHWLDTHNPLFTLEATGYALLALVKLGRLDEAAAPFKWLNSQRRRGGSFGSTQSTMVVLQALSEYLINKPPPGDLSLDVDVRLTGRKEIRYHFNPRTAYAARSSRLPANLDLEVEARGNGEGILEVVTFYNQLHEVDDKTSCKDFELLVTIEESSETPPADVEKSYQMSIRVRALGPTDVRMVVLDISLPTGFSPETSDLEKLSNSVDRYINHFQVVDNLSDRGSLIIHLFKVSHKEPEVLIFRLQQRFRVGLLQPSSVTVYEYYNPDHRCSHTYTPREDREELSQICRNDACRCAQGDCCVSRSDSENVPHQERETFACKTLHHVFKVKVLNVSQSYYDKYEMEITQVIKLGIEAGVEVGQRRLFMSHGGCRDGLVLNQGSQYLIMGPTEDQWNADADTGRSVYVLGKDTWVERWPSPTECSSTDGLSDKCRSLKDAATELSVNGCRL